The Rhodospirillales bacterium genome includes the window ATGTCAGCAATGCCAAGCAATTGGCAGAGATTGATCCGGGTTATTGGCATGCGCCGGAACCCCCGGATCCCCAGATATCCATGGCCTTCAGGTCGTCAAAGAATAAACCGGCTTAAATCCGCATCCTTGGCAAGGTCTGAAACGTTCTTTTTGACCAGGTCGGCTGTGATGATCACGGTTTCGCCGCCGCGGTCGGCGGCGGTAAAGGATATTTCTTCCAGCAGTTTTTCCATGACGGTGTGCAGCCGCCGCGCCCCGATTTGCTCGACGCTCTCATTAACTTCGAAAGCCAGCCGGGCAATCTCGTCAATCGCGTCGTCTTCAAATTCCAGAGTGACGTTTTCGGTGTTCAGCAGGGCTTTGTATTGCAGCGGCAGGCAAGCCTCAGTCTCGGTCAGGATGCGTTTAAAGTCCTCGCGCGTCAGGGCGCGCAATTCCACCCGGATCGGCAGCCGTCCTTGTAGCTCTGCCAGCAAATCCGAGGGCTTGGAGTGATGAAACGCGCCCGAAGCAATAAATAAGATATGGTCGGTTTTGACCAGACCGTGCTTGGTGGAAACCGTTGTGCCTTCGATCAGCGGCAACAAATCGCGCTGCACGCCTTCGCGTGATACGTCGCCGCCCCGCCGGTCTTGCTGTTCGGCAATTTTGTCGATTTCATCAAGGAAAACAATGCCGTTTTGCTCGACCAGATCCAGTGCGGTCGATACGATTTTCTCTTCATCCAGAAGCTTGTCGGCTTCCTCGGTTACCAGAATGTCGTAGGATTCCGCAACGCCCATTTTCTTTTTCTTGCGCTTTTCACCAAACGCCTTGCCGAACATATCGCCGATTGACACCATGCTCATCGAGGCACCGGGCATGCCGGGGATATCAAAGCTTGGCATCATGTCGGATTTGTCGAGGACATCAATCTCGATTTCCCGGTCGTTGAGTTCGCCCTCACGCAGCTTTTTGCGGAAATTGTCGCGGGTGCCGTCGCTGGCGCTTTCGCCGACCAGCGCATCTAAAACACGTTCCTCGGCATAGACCTCGGCCTGCGCCTGTACCGTTTTGCGCAGCTTGTCCCGCGTCATGTGAATGGCGCTTTCGGTCAGGTCGCGGATAATCGATTCAACATCTTTACCGACATAGCCAACCTCGGTAAAGCGCGTGGCCTCAACCTTGATAAACGGGGCTTGCGCCAGCTTTGCCAGCCGCCGGGCAATTTCGGTTTTCCCGACGCCGGTCGGCCCGATCATCAGGATATTTTTCGGATAGACTTCCTCCTGCAGCGCCGGGTCGAGCTGTTGCCGGCGCCAGCGATTGCGCAGCGCCACAGCAACCGCGCGCTTGGCATCGGACTGGCCGATAATAAAACGGTCCAGTTCACTGACAATCTCTCGCGGCGTCAGGGCCGGAATGTCGAGGGGATCCTTGGTGATTTTTGTATTTTCTGTTTCGGTCATGGGCATCATATATAGCGCGGTCAGGATTTTTGACAATGATTTTTGGCGCTTTCAAAAGATGGCCGTTTATTTCCAGACGGTGGCGGTGTAAAATCATCTCTGTTCACGGAAGGAAAACACGCCTTGAATCTCTTCTCTCATCTGCGCGGCGATATATTTGGCGGCATGACGGCGGCGGTCGTCGCGTTGCCGCTGGCGCTGGCCTTTGGGGTGGCATCGGGCGCCGGGCCGGAGGCCGGGCTATACGGCGCGATTGCGCTGGGTTTCTTTGCCGCTTTGTTCGGCGGCACACCGACCCAGATTTCCGGCCCGACCGGGCCTATGACGGTTGTCATGACGGGTGTTCTGGTTACTATGCAGGTGCATCCCGGCGCCGCTTTTGCAGCTGTAATTTTGGGCGGATTGTTCCAGATATTGTTCGGCTACTTAAAACTGGGCCGTTATATTTCTTACGTGCCCTACCCGGTGATTTCCGGGTTTATGAGCGGTATCGGCCTGATTATTATCATTCTCCAGCTCCCGGTATTTCTGGGGTATGACGGCGGCGGCCCCGTTGTCGATACCCTGAAAGGTCTGACCCGTGAATTCACGGCGCCTTACGGTCATGCGCTGGCTGTGGGCCTGATCGCTTTGCTGGTTGCAATCTTTATGCCGCGCCGCTGGCGGGCATTTTTACCCCCGCCGCTGGCTGCTTTGATCGCGGCGACTCTCGCGGCATATTTCCTGTTCACCGAGGCGCCGACGCTGAACGCCGTTCCTGCCGGCCTGCCGTCGCTGA containing:
- the hslU gene encoding ATP-dependent protease ATPase subunit HslU — translated: MPALTPREIVSELDRFIIGQSDAKRAVAVALRNRWRRQQLDPALQEEVYPKNILMIGPTGVGKTEIARRLAKLAQAPFIKVEATRFTEVGYVGKDVESIIRDLTESAIHMTRDKLRKTVQAQAEVYAEERVLDALVGESASDGTRDNFRKKLREGELNDREIEIDVLDKSDMMPSFDIPGMPGASMSMVSIGDMFGKAFGEKRKKKKMGVAESYDILVTEEADKLLDEEKIVSTALDLVEQNGIVFLDEIDKIAEQQDRRGGDVSREGVQRDLLPLIEGTTVSTKHGLVKTDHILFIASGAFHHSKPSDLLAELQGRLPIRVELRALTREDFKRILTETEACLPLQYKALLNTENVTLEFEDDAIDEIARLAFEVNESVEQIGARRLHTVMEKLLEEISFTAADRGGETVIITADLVKKNVSDLAKDADLSRFIL